One genomic segment of Mycolicibacterium gilvum includes these proteins:
- a CDS encoding SRPBCC family protein encodes MSDETKVTVERTITAPVDAIFDVLSNPERHQELDGSGFVRSVDHADRIQKVGEVFTMNMQGDHMGGEYKTDNHVTGYAKDKLLAWQTAPAGTEPPGWEWLWELESQGPGETLVRHTYDWSKVTDKKLLEKVKFPLVSKDQLSDTLARLAAAVSS; translated from the coding sequence ATGAGCGACGAAACGAAGGTCACTGTCGAACGAACCATCACCGCCCCCGTCGATGCCATCTTCGATGTGCTGTCCAATCCCGAGCGCCACCAGGAGCTCGACGGATCGGGTTTCGTGCGCAGCGTCGATCACGCCGATCGCATCCAGAAGGTCGGTGAGGTGTTCACGATGAACATGCAGGGCGACCACATGGGCGGTGAGTACAAGACCGACAACCATGTGACGGGTTACGCGAAGGACAAGCTGCTCGCCTGGCAGACGGCGCCTGCGGGCACCGAACCTCCGGGCTGGGAGTGGTTGTGGGAGCTGGAGTCTCAGGGTCCTGGCGAGACGCTGGTGCGCCACACCTATGACTGGTCGAAGGTGACCGACAAGAAGCTTCTCGAAAAGGTGAAGTTCCCGCTGGTCAGCAAGGACCAGCTGTCCGACACGCTCGCCCGGTTGGCTGCCGCGGTCTCGTCCTGA
- a CDS encoding DinB family protein: protein MTGLERATPPMTGDERTTIEAWLDFQRHTLLLKCEGLDDAQLRLMSVPPSPLTLQGLVQHMAEVERNWFRRVLAGENAPPIYGRASDTSGHDGGFELLDDVGFAEAEETWQREIDAARAICARFALDDTRPFHGAEVSLRWIYLHMIGEYARHNGHADLIRERVDGVTGI from the coding sequence GTGACGGGACTGGAACGCGCGACACCGCCGATGACCGGTGATGAACGGACGACGATCGAGGCATGGCTGGACTTCCAGCGACACACGCTTCTGCTCAAATGCGAGGGTCTGGACGACGCACAGCTGCGGCTGATGTCGGTGCCGCCGTCACCGTTGACGCTGCAGGGTCTCGTGCAACACATGGCCGAAGTGGAACGCAACTGGTTCCGTCGCGTTCTGGCCGGCGAGAACGCGCCGCCGATATACGGTCGCGCGTCCGACACCTCCGGCCACGACGGTGGTTTCGAGCTACTCGACGACGTCGGCTTCGCCGAGGCGGAGGAGACCTGGCAACGCGAGATCGACGCGGCGCGCGCGATATGTGCTCGCTTCGCGCTGGACGACACCCGCCCGTTTCACGGCGCCGAGGTGTCCCTGCGCTGGATCTATCTGCACATGATCGGCGAGTACGCCAGGCACAACGGTCATGCCGATCTGATCCGGGAACGGGTCGACGGTGTCACCGGCATCTGA
- a CDS encoding DUF6498-containing protein, whose amino-acid sequence MVGLTHLVAALAVVGIPFLGWFVDGWSGATTLLVYWFETLAGSLFVAARILVHRRVNPRRGHFRYEAASTNRHSPSSSSFLAGFLMTSLVFTAAHGVFLAVIIFLLGRNAQPELAEIDWRSVGYACLMVLGILSVDCVVDISTVRRWSFWQIEQTAQRGFSRVIVVHLTLIFGLFGVAISGASSALFGVFVVLKSLAALSFVLPQWEPATPPRWLSRAMNRVPNVHPGKRFEDFWAKDRADERARRERNEEPWSVGRR is encoded by the coding sequence GTGGTAGGTCTCACCCACCTGGTGGCCGCGCTGGCCGTCGTCGGTATCCCGTTCCTCGGATGGTTCGTCGATGGCTGGTCCGGTGCGACGACCTTGCTTGTGTACTGGTTCGAGACGCTCGCTGGGTCGCTGTTCGTCGCCGCCCGAATCCTGGTCCACCGGCGCGTGAACCCGCGGCGCGGACATTTCCGCTACGAAGCGGCCAGCACGAATCGGCACAGTCCCTCGAGCTCGTCATTTCTCGCGGGCTTCTTGATGACGTCGCTGGTGTTCACTGCTGCGCACGGTGTCTTCCTCGCCGTGATCATCTTTCTGCTCGGGCGCAACGCTCAGCCTGAACTTGCCGAGATCGACTGGCGCAGTGTGGGTTACGCGTGTCTGATGGTGCTGGGGATCTTGAGCGTGGATTGTGTGGTCGACATCTCCACCGTGCGGCGGTGGTCGTTCTGGCAGATCGAGCAGACCGCGCAGCGGGGTTTCAGCCGGGTCATCGTCGTGCACCTGACGCTGATCTTCGGACTGTTCGGCGTCGCGATCTCCGGCGCGTCCAGTGCGCTGTTCGGGGTGTTCGTCGTCCTGAAAAGCCTTGCTGCGCTGAGCTTCGTCCTTCCCCAGTGGGAGCCTGCGACTCCGCCCCGCTGGCTCAGCCGGGCGATGAACAGGGTGCCGAACGTGCATCCGGGGAAACGGTTCGAGGACTTCTGGGCCAAGGATCGCGCCGACGAACGAGCGCGCCGGGAGCGCAACGAAGAGCCCTGGTCGGTGGGGCGTCGCTGA
- a CDS encoding ArsR/SmtB family transcription factor encodes MQSSVFAALGEPSRLRMVELLRTGPLSVGEIAEKLEIRQPQVSKHLRVLGDSGIVSVEALARKRIYHLIPEPFEQIAQWTESFETLWEVRMDSLGTFLDSITDDND; translated from the coding sequence ATGCAGTCGTCGGTCTTCGCGGCACTCGGTGAGCCGAGCCGTCTCCGCATGGTCGAACTGCTGCGTACCGGCCCGCTGTCGGTAGGGGAGATCGCCGAGAAGCTCGAGATCCGCCAACCCCAGGTGAGCAAACACCTTCGGGTTCTTGGGGATTCGGGCATCGTCAGCGTTGAGGCGTTGGCCCGCAAGCGGATCTACCACCTCATCCCCGAACCGTTTGAACAGATCGCCCAGTGGACCGAGTCCTTCGAGACGCTGTGGGAGGTCCGCATGGATTCCCTCGGCACATTCCTCGACTCCATCACTGATGACAACGACTGA
- a CDS encoding TetR/AcrR family transcriptional regulator, whose protein sequence is MTEPTTRDRILDAAAELYRRQGMSATGLKQISAAARAPFGSIYHHFPGGKEAISAEVIRSEGIRYAAFVGAQLADINPANGIEAVFASAAELLESQDYSEACSIETIALEVASTNERLRGEAAEVFETWLHQLAGWFGQLDIGDEQSRRLATVMLTALEGAFVLCRTLRSVEPMLIAGHGVQAAVHAVLACAQ, encoded by the coding sequence ATGACGGAGCCGACGACCCGGGACAGGATCCTCGACGCAGCGGCGGAGCTGTACCGGCGACAGGGGATGTCGGCCACCGGGCTCAAACAGATCTCTGCTGCGGCGCGTGCTCCGTTCGGTTCGATCTACCACCACTTCCCCGGCGGCAAGGAGGCCATCAGCGCCGAGGTCATCCGCAGCGAAGGCATCCGTTACGCCGCGTTCGTCGGCGCGCAGTTGGCGGACATCAACCCCGCGAACGGCATCGAGGCGGTCTTCGCGAGCGCCGCCGAACTGCTCGAATCGCAGGACTACAGCGAGGCCTGCTCGATCGAGACGATCGCCCTGGAGGTGGCGAGCACCAATGAGCGGCTCCGAGGCGAGGCCGCCGAAGTGTTCGAGACGTGGCTGCACCAGCTCGCCGGCTGGTTCGGGCAACTCGACATCGGCGACGAGCAGAGTCGTCGGCTGGCGACGGTGATGCTCACAGCTCTGGAGGGGGCATTCGTGCTGTGCCGCACGCTGCGGTCGGTGGAGCCGATGCTGATCGCCGGCCACGGCGTCCAGGCCGCGGTGCACGCTGTCCTCGCATGCGCTCAGTGA
- a CDS encoding dihydrofolate reductase family protein → MGKLIYGFNVSVDGYIADARGSIDWSDPNDEVHQYWNDFERDTALAFYGRRLYDLMSDYWPTADEDPDATPLIVDFARIWRDMPKVVFSRTLESVDWNSRLERGDPVEVVTKLKAETGGQLEVAGATLAAPIVQAGLVDEYRIVVSPVAVGGGLPFFPNLPSWISLRLLENRTFPGGTVLLRYEARRD, encoded by the coding sequence ATGGGAAAACTCATCTATGGCTTCAACGTGTCGGTCGACGGGTACATCGCCGACGCCCGAGGCAGCATCGACTGGTCGGATCCGAACGATGAAGTTCACCAGTATTGGAACGATTTCGAACGGGATACCGCCCTGGCGTTCTACGGGCGACGGCTCTATGACCTGATGTCGGACTACTGGCCGACCGCCGACGAGGACCCGGACGCCACCCCGCTGATCGTCGATTTCGCCCGCATCTGGCGTGACATGCCCAAGGTCGTGTTCTCGCGCACCCTGGAGTCCGTCGACTGGAACTCCCGGCTGGAACGCGGCGACCCGGTGGAGGTCGTCACGAAGCTGAAGGCCGAGACCGGCGGTCAGCTCGAGGTGGCGGGTGCGACCCTGGCCGCGCCGATCGTGCAAGCCGGGCTCGTCGACGAATACCGCATCGTCGTCTCGCCCGTCGCCGTCGGCGGCGGACTCCCGTTCTTCCCGAATCTGCCGTCGTGGATCTCGTTGCGACTGCTGGAGAATCGCACCTTCCCCGGCGGCACGGTCCTACTGCGCTACGAAGCCCGACGCGACTGA
- a CDS encoding GMC family oxidoreductase, producing the protein MPEYDYIIVGAGSAGCLLANRLSADPDHRVLLIEAGGKDDWFWIKVPVGYLYTIANPRTDWCYTTEPDPGLAGRSILYARGRVVGGSSSINAMIHMRGQASDYELWAQATGDERWLWGGPDRPGDTLAIYKDLEDYFGGADDWHGARGEIRVERPRVRWKILDAWQAAAAESGIAPIDEFNRGDNSGSAYFHVNQRRGRRWSMADAFLHPVAHRPNLTVYTQTQALRLLTDDQVRDDQRCGAWTTATHRATGLRVLKDGQIVDVRARREVILSAGAIGSPHLMQVSGLGPAELLARHDVPVTVDLPGVGENLQDHLQLRTVYRVRGARTVNTLYRNWITRAGMGIQYLLLRSGPLTMPPSTLGAFAKSDPVLASPDLEWHVQPLSLTKFGEPLHPYGAITPSVCNLRPTSRGHVRLADADPLTHPKIFCNYLSTDADRDIAVRGLRMTRKIMASPVLARYRPEEMLPGPHLVSDDDLQAAARELGTTIFHPVGTCAMGAFDARGLPRSATTVLDTDCRVFRVAGLRVVDASAMPTITSGNTNAPVMLIAERAARAILH; encoded by the coding sequence GTGCCCGAATACGACTACATCATCGTGGGTGCAGGCAGCGCAGGCTGCCTGCTCGCCAACCGGCTCAGCGCCGACCCCGATCACCGGGTGCTCCTGATCGAAGCCGGCGGTAAGGACGACTGGTTCTGGATCAAGGTGCCGGTCGGTTACCTGTACACGATTGCCAACCCTCGCACCGACTGGTGCTACACCACCGAGCCCGACCCCGGTCTCGCCGGCCGCAGCATCCTCTACGCGCGCGGGCGCGTCGTGGGCGGCAGCTCGTCGATCAACGCGATGATCCACATGCGTGGCCAAGCCAGCGATTACGAACTGTGGGCGCAGGCCACCGGTGACGAGCGGTGGCTCTGGGGTGGCCCGGACCGTCCGGGCGACACACTCGCGATCTACAAGGATCTGGAGGACTACTTCGGCGGAGCCGACGACTGGCACGGCGCGCGCGGTGAGATCCGGGTCGAGCGGCCGCGGGTGCGCTGGAAGATCCTGGACGCCTGGCAGGCCGCCGCTGCGGAATCGGGCATCGCGCCGATCGACGAGTTCAACCGCGGCGACAACTCCGGCAGCGCCTACTTCCACGTCAATCAACGCCGGGGCCGGCGATGGTCGATGGCCGACGCCTTTCTGCACCCTGTCGCCCACCGCCCGAATCTCACCGTCTACACGCAGACCCAGGCTCTGCGGCTGTTGACCGACGACCAGGTTCGCGACGATCAGCGTTGCGGTGCCTGGACCACCGCAACGCACCGCGCCACCGGCCTCCGCGTGCTCAAAGACGGACAGATCGTCGACGTCCGAGCGCGTCGGGAGGTGATCCTGAGCGCAGGAGCCATCGGTTCCCCGCACCTGATGCAGGTGTCGGGTCTCGGCCCGGCCGAGCTGCTGGCCCGGCACGACGTGCCGGTGACCGTGGATCTACCCGGGGTCGGTGAGAACCTCCAGGACCATCTGCAGCTGCGTACCGTCTACCGCGTCCGGGGCGCGCGCACCGTCAACACCCTGTACCGCAACTGGATCACCCGGGCGGGCATGGGAATTCAGTATCTCCTGCTGCGTTCGGGACCCCTGACGATGCCGCCGTCCACGCTGGGGGCATTCGCCAAGAGCGACCCCGTCCTGGCCAGCCCTGATCTGGAATGGCATGTGCAGCCGTTGTCTCTGACGAAGTTCGGCGAACCCCTGCACCCGTACGGAGCCATCACGCCGTCGGTCTGCAATCTGCGACCCACCTCGCGAGGCCATGTGCGTCTGGCGGACGCAGATCCGCTGACCCACCCGAAGATCTTCTGCAACTACCTGTCCACGGACGCCGACCGCGACATCGCCGTGCGCGGCCTCCGGATGACGCGAAAGATCATGGCGTCACCTGTGCTGGCCCGCTACCGCCCGGAAGAGATGCTTCCCGGCCCGCATCTGGTGAGCGACGACGACCTGCAGGCCGCGGCCCGGGAACTGGGGACGACCATCTTTCACCCCGTGGGGACCTGCGCGATGGGCGCTTTTGACGCGCGCGGTCTGCCGCGGTCGGCCACCACGGTCCTCGACACCGACTGTCGCGTTTTTCGCGTCGCCGGCCTTCGAGTCGTCGACGCGTCGGCGATGCCCACGATCACCTCCGGCAACACCAACGCCCCTGTGATGCTGATCGCCGAGCGTGCGGCGCGGGCCATCCTGCACTGA
- a CDS encoding alpha/beta fold hydrolase, with amino-acid sequence MSTVGVPSGTIAYEDTGGDGPVMVFGHGLLMDGRQWRKVLPQLPEYRCITPTLPMGAHTSPMRHDADLTETGMANILADFLDALDLDDVTLVLNDWGGGQFMISEGRDKRIGRMVLASVTAFDNYPPEPARPAALLCRMPGGGWVLSRMLGTRFFRHSRRAYGAMAKSGLPDELFDAWFAPAVENPAIRRDLVKFATGAPPRARLLEMSEQMRTFDRPVLVIWAREDRMMPLEHADRLVELYPDATKIVVDDSWTLIPEDQPAAMAQALRDFVSLSPRES; translated from the coding sequence ATGTCGACAGTAGGGGTGCCGTCCGGCACGATCGCCTATGAAGACACCGGAGGCGACGGACCGGTGATGGTGTTCGGTCACGGGTTGTTGATGGACGGTAGGCAGTGGCGCAAGGTCCTGCCCCAGCTACCCGAATATCGCTGCATTACACCGACATTGCCGATGGGCGCGCACACCTCGCCGATGCGCCACGACGCCGACCTGACCGAGACCGGGATGGCGAACATCCTGGCCGACTTCCTCGACGCGCTGGACCTCGATGACGTGACCCTGGTCCTCAACGACTGGGGCGGCGGCCAGTTCATGATCTCCGAGGGGCGCGACAAGCGCATCGGCCGCATGGTGCTGGCGTCGGTGACGGCTTTCGACAACTACCCGCCCGAACCGGCGCGTCCCGCCGCGCTGCTGTGTCGCATGCCCGGTGGAGGCTGGGTGTTGAGCAGGATGCTCGGCACCAGGTTCTTTCGCCACAGCCGGCGCGCCTACGGCGCGATGGCGAAGTCGGGCTTGCCCGACGAACTGTTCGACGCATGGTTCGCGCCGGCCGTCGAGAACCCGGCGATCCGCCGCGACCTGGTGAAGTTCGCGACCGGCGCGCCACCGCGGGCCCGACTGCTGGAGATGTCGGAGCAGATGCGGACTTTCGATCGGCCGGTGCTGGTCATCTGGGCGCGCGAAGACCGGATGATGCCCCTCGAGCATGCCGACCGGCTCGTCGAGCTCTATCCCGACGCCACCAAGATCGTCGTCGACGACTCCTGGACGTTGATCCCGGAGGACCAACCCGCCGCGATGGCGCAGGCGCTGCGGGACTTCGTCAGTCTGTCGCCCCGAGAATCTTGA
- a CDS encoding class I adenylate-forming enzyme family protein, which yields MDHTPLTVPALLTDAVRRFGERTYVVTPGGTPDTRLTYADAEAQSADKARWLLANGAGKGTRVGLFFANDTEWVTWWLAVSRIGALAVPLSTLYRPAEIAKVLRLADVALLVAPNRVLDIDVAQRLEAALPGLEGHRTPHLQIAAAPYLRSIAITGHSDAPWATAVDGAQTVSSDILLAAQKQVFPGDLAIMVHTSGSTADPKGVLHTHGTLVRQTSTWPAAIRAVTGSPADPVILSAMPFFWIGGVLAAMGALHEPITLLVMPRLDAATALDLVEAERATGIVGWPAFTQRMREHPSFPRRDLSSVPMLRSGPLDIAMTDVPDGFPVHRTMTETAGGFAYTEMKIVDADGAPVDDGTVGELWVRGVGVMAGYNKRERSDTFDADGWYHTGDRVYRSAGDPRLFYVGRTTELIKTSGANVSPLEVEAVIESFDEVAQCVVVGIDHVERGEEVCAVLVPSGDTVDTATLAERTRELLSPFKVPTRWIPVDSARIPTLPSGKLNRKALREWVISSPAAGFR from the coding sequence GTGGACCACACCCCTCTCACAGTGCCCGCCCTGCTGACCGACGCCGTCCGGCGGTTCGGCGAGCGGACCTACGTCGTGACCCCCGGCGGCACACCGGACACCCGACTGACCTACGCCGACGCGGAGGCACAGTCGGCGGACAAGGCGCGTTGGCTGCTCGCGAACGGCGCCGGCAAGGGCACCAGGGTGGGACTGTTCTTCGCCAACGACACCGAGTGGGTGACCTGGTGGCTGGCGGTCTCGCGTATCGGCGCCCTCGCCGTGCCGTTGAGCACGCTCTACCGGCCCGCCGAGATCGCCAAAGTCCTCAGGCTCGCCGATGTCGCCCTGCTGGTCGCCCCGAACCGGGTGCTCGACATCGACGTCGCGCAGCGTCTCGAAGCGGCGCTACCGGGCCTGGAGGGCCACCGCACCCCGCACCTGCAGATCGCGGCGGCACCCTACCTGCGTTCGATCGCGATCACCGGGCACAGCGACGCGCCGTGGGCCACCGCCGTCGACGGTGCGCAGACCGTCTCGTCCGACATCCTGCTCGCGGCGCAGAAGCAGGTCTTCCCCGGTGACCTCGCGATCATGGTGCACACCTCGGGGTCGACCGCCGATCCCAAGGGCGTGTTGCACACCCACGGGACCCTGGTCCGGCAGACCTCCACGTGGCCCGCCGCGATCAGGGCCGTCACCGGCTCCCCCGCCGATCCGGTCATCCTGTCGGCCATGCCCTTCTTCTGGATCGGCGGAGTGCTCGCCGCGATGGGGGCCCTGCACGAACCGATCACACTTCTGGTGATGCCTCGTCTGGACGCCGCCACCGCGCTGGATCTCGTGGAAGCCGAGCGGGCCACCGGAATCGTGGGCTGGCCCGCGTTCACCCAGCGGATGCGTGAGCACCCCAGTTTTCCGCGACGCGACCTGTCGTCGGTGCCGATGTTGCGCAGCGGGCCACTCGACATCGCCATGACGGACGTGCCCGACGGATTTCCGGTGCACCGCACGATGACCGAGACCGCAGGCGGATTCGCCTACACCGAGATGAAGATCGTCGACGCCGACGGCGCACCCGTCGACGACGGCACGGTCGGCGAGTTGTGGGTGCGCGGCGTCGGGGTGATGGCGGGATACAACAAGCGGGAACGCAGCGATACCTTCGACGCCGACGGCTGGTATCACACCGGGGACCGTGTCTACCGCAGCGCCGGCGATCCCCGCCTGTTCTATGTCGGTCGCACCACCGAGCTGATCAAGACCTCGGGCGCCAACGTGTCGCCGTTGGAGGTCGAAGCGGTGATCGAGAGCTTCGACGAGGTCGCTCAATGCGTCGTCGTCGGGATCGACCATGTCGAACGGGGCGAGGAGGTCTGCGCGGTTCTCGTTCCGAGCGGTGACACCGTCGACACCGCCACATTGGCCGAGCGAACCCGGGAGTTGTTGTCGCCGTTCAAGGTGCCGACCCGGTGGATCCCCGTCGACAGCGCTCGCATACCCACGCTGCCCAGCGGAAAACTGAACCGGAAAGCGTTGCGGGAGTGGGTGATCAGTTCTCCCGCGGCAGGATTTCGGTGA
- a CDS encoding DUF3253 domain-containing protein, whose amino-acid sequence MPAPLHSELTRIAAGDGRAATAARTALGEGPTGERLAAALRALATHRGPGSSTCPSDAARAVGGSGWRELMDEAREISRRLAISGEVEITQGGEVIDPDGDWRGPIRIRIVRDCAE is encoded by the coding sequence ATGCCGGCGCCGCTGCACTCCGAACTGACCCGGATCGCCGCCGGAGACGGGCGGGCCGCGACCGCGGCCCGCACCGCACTCGGTGAGGGGCCCACGGGCGAGCGTCTCGCAGCCGCCCTCCGCGCGCTCGCCACGCACCGCGGACCCGGCAGCAGCACCTGCCCGTCGGATGCGGCACGGGCGGTCGGCGGGTCCGGATGGCGAGAGCTGATGGATGAGGCCCGCGAGATCAGCCGGCGGCTCGCAATATCGGGCGAGGTCGAGATCACCCAGGGCGGCGAAGTGATCGACCCCGACGGCGATTGGCGCGGACCTATCAGGATCCGAATCGTCCGGGATTGCGCCGAGTAG
- a CDS encoding DUF4267 domain-containing protein: protein MAVDRAALVVGGIRLASGVQFLVDPLRANRLWGDSGDPPPTARLLLRSMGYRDALIGGLLIAAAMRGRDTRGWFLASGGADVSDLVGGLSVHDQLGQSQKLVGMGGAIVGITVGLWGALRKPAPTPQ, encoded by the coding sequence ATGGCGGTCGATCGTGCAGCCCTGGTGGTCGGTGGTATCCGCCTGGCGTCGGGGGTCCAGTTTCTGGTTGATCCGTTGCGCGCCAACAGGTTATGGGGTGATTCCGGGGATCCGCCGCCGACGGCGAGGTTGCTTCTGCGGTCGATGGGATACCGCGACGCTCTGATCGGCGGCCTGCTGATCGCCGCGGCGATGCGGGGCCGGGACACCCGCGGGTGGTTCCTCGCCTCCGGCGGTGCCGACGTATCGGATCTCGTCGGCGGGCTGAGTGTGCACGATCAGCTGGGGCAGTCACAGAAGCTCGTCGGGATGGGCGGGGCGATCGTCGGGATTACGGTGGGCCTGTGGGGCGCGCTGAGGAAGCCCGCGCCGACGCCCCAGTAG
- a CDS encoding class I SAM-dependent methyltransferase: MADADREHWDRRYTARDRTLAGHAALPAVFASHSDLFPTAGYAIELACGTGAAAVWLARRGLRVWACDISPVAVAAATERARLDGQSERCTFEVVDLDHGIPGVGPADVVLCSMFRDPRLDAALVERLAPGGLLAVSALSEVGAAPGRFRAGPGELLRAFGAVDVIEHGEADGQAWLLGRRRGLPQRAPQAHRNPDDRPAHPDELL; encoded by the coding sequence GTGGCCGACGCCGACCGGGAGCACTGGGACCGGCGCTACACGGCCCGGGACCGCACGCTCGCCGGCCACGCAGCACTACCGGCGGTCTTCGCGTCCCACTCCGACCTCTTCCCCACTGCCGGATATGCCATCGAACTCGCCTGCGGGACCGGCGCCGCGGCCGTCTGGCTGGCACGGCGCGGACTGCGGGTGTGGGCGTGCGACATCTCGCCGGTGGCTGTCGCGGCGGCGACCGAACGTGCCCGCCTCGACGGACAATCGGAACGGTGCACGTTCGAAGTGGTCGACCTCGACCACGGCATCCCCGGTGTCGGTCCTGCAGATGTGGTGCTGTGCAGCATGTTCCGCGACCCACGGCTCGACGCCGCACTCGTCGAACGGCTTGCGCCGGGTGGGCTGCTCGCGGTGAGCGCGCTCAGTGAGGTCGGTGCCGCACCGGGACGGTTCCGGGCGGGTCCGGGCGAACTGCTGCGGGCCTTCGGCGCGGTGGACGTGATCGAACACGGCGAGGCCGACGGCCAGGCCTGGCTACTGGGGCGTCGGCGCGGGCTTCCTCAGCGCGCCCCACAGGCCCACCGTAATCCCGACGATCGCCCCGCCCATCCCGACGAGCTTCTGTGA
- a CDS encoding FKBP-type peptidyl-prolyl cis-trans isomerase, which translates to MKSLRLSSSVALAAGALALTACGSGVVPSSDAQPPAPAASACPTALPDSDAAPEWTLPGTTGSVAVTGSTDTAAPLVRVESPFTVAETQVSTLQAGDGPVVSPTATVSVCYQGVNGRDGSIFDSSYQRGAPVDFPLDGVIPGFQKAIAGQNVGSTVAVAMTSADGYPQGQPGAGILPGDSLIFAIKILGATD; encoded by the coding sequence ATGAAGTCCCTACGCCTGTCCTCTTCCGTCGCGCTCGCAGCCGGCGCGCTCGCTCTGACCGCCTGTGGTTCCGGAGTCGTCCCGTCCTCGGATGCCCAACCGCCCGCGCCCGCCGCCTCCGCGTGCCCGACTGCGCTGCCGGACAGCGATGCCGCCCCGGAGTGGACGCTGCCCGGAACGACGGGAAGCGTCGCGGTCACCGGGTCCACCGACACCGCTGCGCCACTGGTCAGGGTCGAGTCGCCGTTCACCGTGGCCGAGACGCAGGTGAGCACGCTGCAGGCCGGCGACGGTCCCGTGGTCTCCCCCACCGCCACCGTGTCCGTCTGCTACCAGGGCGTGAACGGGCGCGATGGATCGATTTTCGACAGCAGCTACCAGCGCGGGGCCCCCGTGGACTTCCCGCTCGACGGCGTCATCCCGGGCTTCCAGAAAGCCATCGCCGGACAGAACGTGGGTTCGACCGTCGCGGTCGCGATGACGTCTGCCGACGGCTATCCGCAGGGGCAGCCGGGTGCCGGAATCCTGCCCGGGGACTCCCTGATCTTCGCGATCAAGATTCTCGGGGCGACAGACTGA
- a CDS encoding RNA-binding S4 domain-containing protein has translation MESTRVDRWLWAVRLTKTRPDAASACRGGQVKVNGRQAKPSTMVSPGDEVCARVGDTTRIVQVSRIIQKRVGAADAVTCYLDRTPPPPPTAAVPVAVRDRGAGRPTKRDRRLLDKWLAQQG, from the coding sequence ATGGAATCCACCCGTGTCGATCGGTGGCTCTGGGCGGTCCGGCTGACCAAGACGCGTCCCGACGCCGCGTCGGCGTGCCGGGGCGGCCAGGTGAAGGTCAACGGTCGGCAGGCCAAGCCGTCGACGATGGTGTCTCCGGGCGACGAGGTTTGCGCCCGCGTCGGTGACACCACCCGCATCGTCCAGGTCTCCCGGATCATCCAGAAGCGGGTCGGTGCCGCCGACGCGGTCACCTGCTATCTGGACCGGACTCCCCCACCGCCGCCGACGGCAGCCGTGCCCGTCGCGGTCCGCGATCGCGGCGCGGGCCGGCCCACCAAACGGGACCGGCGGCTGCTCGACAAATGGCTCGCGCAACAGGGCTGA
- a CDS encoding SRPBCC family protein has translation MLLQLLKPKKLNFERTYPAPIDTVWRAWTDPEMLRQWWGPEKTLVPECRVDLRVGGEIYIVMEAGAEMGKYQGTRWPMAGTFTRVEATSGLTYDARSWTVGEEEGSTIHHTNDVTLSESDGTTTVRLHVTITKIGPKAKLAAFGMKWGYKAQLDKLDKLLAQ, from the coding sequence GTGCTCCTGCAACTGCTGAAGCCCAAGAAGCTCAACTTCGAGCGGACCTACCCCGCACCGATCGACACGGTGTGGCGCGCGTGGACGGATCCCGAAATGCTGCGGCAGTGGTGGGGACCGGAGAAGACGCTGGTCCCCGAGTGCCGAGTCGACCTGCGTGTCGGTGGCGAGATCTACATCGTCATGGAGGCCGGCGCGGAGATGGGCAAGTACCAGGGCACACGCTGGCCCATGGCAGGCACCTTCACCCGCGTCGAGGCGACGTCGGGCCTGACCTATGACGCGCGTTCGTGGACAGTGGGCGAAGAAGAGGGCTCCACCATCCACCACACCAACGACGTCACCCTGAGCGAATCGGACGGCACGACGACGGTGCGGCTGCACGTCACGATCACCAAGATCGGGCCCAAGGCGAAGCTGGCGGCCTTCGGCATGAAGTGGGGTTACAAGGCGCAGCTCGACAAGCTCGACAAGCTCCTCGCGCAGTAA